The Alphaproteobacteria bacterium nucleotide sequence CTTCAGTGGCACCTGGGTACACAGTTGATTCATAAACAACAATATCCCCTTTTTTTAAAATTTTTCCTATCGTGCTGGTTGCCTTTACCAAAGCATTTAAATCAGGTCGTCTGGTATTTGTAATTGGGGTAGGAACAGTGACAATGTGAAAATCAGCTAGTTTTAAATCTTGGGGATTAGAAGTAAAATGAAGTTTAGATTTGATTAAATTATCTTTATCTATTTCACCAGTTCGATCATAACCTTTAGCTAAATCATCTAATCGATTTTGATCAATATCAAAAGCAATAA carries:
- a CDS encoding nucleotide sugar dehydrogenase, producing MNNSSLHRRISIIGLGYVGLPLAVAFGQKNDPVIAFDIDQNRLDDLAKGYDRTGEIDKDNLIKSKLHFTSNPQDLKLADFHIVTVPTPITNTRRPDLNALVKATSTIGKILKKGDIVVYESTVYPGATE